A stretch of Henckelia pumila isolate YLH828 chromosome 4, ASM3356847v2, whole genome shotgun sequence DNA encodes these proteins:
- the LOC140861705 gene encoding uncharacterized protein, with protein MANRGNPNNEGDQNNHNNQFLVGLANLLQEQIKAQGEQIQQLIQDQEGVRNNNQQLITNPIFKQFKDLGSPEFKGGADPIVAEKWVQSVETIFYYMQLTDVDRVRCDIFMFRDDARFWWQGACSTVDMTTLTWNGVKEVFYGKYFTVSTRTRITREFLELLQWSMFIAEYVKKFERGRYFVPMIFGNAAEDLKNFMEGVNASIRRDVRVSGATTYQATVDENDIIKESQAKRVVYQGRDQQGTSHKRQYQASAQRRSQQHQHQNPNQARPQGQNRLNANAPKSENVPLCQKCGKPHSGQCMLGTNIFFNCKRPGHFAKDCPESKEPTKGRVFAMSHEHVDPDFAIVISMICIAELPANIQIATLPSGEELKNNSVHEATIDCKTWKLLSKGCTGFLASLSSDQELQRPKLEEVEVDKYFPEVFPDDVAGLPLVREVEFGIELMPGTKPASKAPCTLAQTEMKELKDQLQELLDKGFIRPSGAVVFSKIDMRSGYNQLKVKDEDVQKTEFRTRYGHYDFLYEKIFAELKERLMSALVLAIPEGTCRFVVYIDASKSGLGDFLMQDDKVIAYASRQMKLHEKNYPNHDLELDAVVFDLKLWRHYLYGESYHPDKANIVAYALSRKSARLNQLTIQQELIADFAQMNLKVSKPMELMAWRIRDEAKGGTLYTVKDGIVHHNDRMWVPALDSLRQEIDGQSERVIQILEDMLRACMIDFGAQSRQKSYVDQRLSDFEFEVGDHVFFKVSPWKGVMRFGKICKLSSRYIGLFEILEKIGARAYRVALPPNFEDVHNVFHISMLRKYVENPSHVIRHEPVEWTPDLSYEDMHVQILDRQVRRLMNREIPMVKDLLRNQFVEEDTWETE; from the exons ATGGCTAACCGTGGGAATCCCAACAATGAGGGTGATCAGAACAACCACAATAACCAATTCTTGGTTGGGTTGGCGAATCTATTACAAGAACAGATTAAAGCCCAAGGAGAACAGATTCAGCAGTTAATCCAAGATCAAGAAGGCGTCCGGAACAACAATCAGCAGCTTATAACCAACCCGATCTTTAAGCAGTTTAAGGATTTAGGGTCACCGGAGTTCAAAGGAGGGGCTGATCCCATTGTAGCCGAGAAATGGGTGCAGTCAGTGGAGACCATTTTCTACTACATGCAGCTTACCGATGTAGACCGGGTGAGGTGTGATATCTTTATGTTCCGTGATGATGCACGGTTTTGGTGGCAAGGAGCCTGTTCTACTGTGGATATGACTACATTGACTTGGAACGGAGTTAAAGAGGTGTTCTATGGAAAGTATTTTACGGTCAGCACCAGGACCAGAATTACCAGAGAGTTTCTGGAGCTCCTTCAATGGAGCATGTTCATTGCTGAATATGTGAAGAAGTTTGAAAGGGGGCGatactttgtgcccatgatctTTGGGAATGCCGCCGAGGATTTGAAGAATTTCATGGAGGGAGTGAATGCCTCCATACGCCGTGATGTCAGAGTAAGTGGGGCAACCACTTACCAAGCAACAGTCGATGAGAACGATATTATCAAAGAGTCACAGGCGAAGAGAGTTGTCTACCAAGGGAGAGATCAGCAGGGGACTAGTCATAAGAGGCAGTACCAAGCTTCAGCTCAGAGGAGATCGCAGCAACATCAGCACCAGAACCCCAATCAGGCGCGACCCCAGGGGCAGAATCGGTTGAACGCCAATGCTCCAAAGTCGGAAAATGTGCCTTTATGTCAAAAATGCGGGAAGCCGCATTCAGGTCAGTGCATGTTGGGGACTAATATTTTCTTTAACTGCAAGAGGCCAGGACATTTCGCCAAGGATTGCCCGGAATCTAAAGAGCCTACTAAAGGAAGAGTTTTTGCTATGAGTCACGAGCATGTTGACCCGGATTTTGCGATCGTCATAAGTATGATTTGTATTGCTGAATTACCTGCTAAT ATACAGATTGCTACATTGCCCTCAGGAGAGGAATTAAAGAACAACAGCGTG CATGAGGCTACCATAGACT GTAAAACCTGGAAACTATTGAGTAAGGGATGTACAGGATTTCTAGCAAGCCTATCGAGTGATCAGGAGTTGCAGCGACCAAAACTTGAAGAGGTGGAAGTAGATAAATATTTTCCAGAAGTCTTTCCCGATGATGTTGCGGGATTGCCTCTAGTCAGGGAAGTCGAATTTGGGATCGAATTGATGCCTGGAACTAAGCCAGCTTCTAAGGCACCATGCACATTAGCACAGACTGAGATGAAAGAACTGAAGGATCAGTTACAAGAGTTGCTGGATAAGGGGttcatcagaccgagt GGAGCGGTGGTGTTCTCAAAAATCGATATGCGATCGGGCTACAACCAGCTGAAAGTGAAGGATGAAGACGTGCAGAAGACAGAATTCAGGACTCGCTATGGCCACTATGATTTTTTg TATGAGAAAATTTTCGCAGAGTTGAAGGAAAGACTGATGTCAGCGCTAGTGCTAGCAATTCCAGAAGGCACATGTCGTTTTGTGGTTTACATCGATGCTTCTAAGAGTGGATTAGGAGATTTTTTGATGCAGGATGATAAAGTAATAGCATATGCATCTCGACAGATGAAGCTCCATGAGAAGAACTACCCGaatcatgatcttgagttagacGCAGTTGTATTTGATTTGAAGCTGTGGAGACACTACTTGTATGGCGAGAG ctaccatccagatAAGGCTAATATAGTAGCATATGCACTGAGTCGCAAGTCTGCGAGATTGAACCAATTGACAATCCAACAAGAGTTAATTGCAGATTTTGCGCAGATGAACTTGAAGGTGTCCAAACCAATGGAG TTGATGGCATGGAGAATTAGAGATGAAGCTAAGGGTGGTACCCTGTATACCGTCAAAGATGGAATTGTTCATCACAATGATAGAATGTGGGTGCCAGCATTAGATTCACTAAGGCAAGAG atagatggtcagtcagaacgagTAATTCAGATACTCGAAGACATGTTGAGGGCTTGTATGATCGACTTTGGAG CACAAAGTCGACAAAAGAGTTATGTCGATCAGCGGCTTAGTGATTTTGAGTTTGAAGTAGGTGACCATGTGTTCTTTAAGGTGTCACCATGGAAGGGTGTTATGAGGTTTGGAAAGATATGTAAATTGAGTTCAAGATATATAGGACTTTTCGAGATCCTAGAGAAAATTGGGGCTCGAGCTTACCGAGTAGCTCTACCTCCAAATTTTGAGGATGTACACAATGTCTTCCATATCTCCATGCTAAGGAAGTATGTGGAGAACCCTTCTCATGTTATTCGTCATGAACCAGTGGAATGGACGCCAGACCTGTCCTACGAGGATATGCATGTTCAAATCTTGGACAGACAAGTTCGTAGGTTGATGAACAGAGAGATCCCGATGGTGAAAGATCTATTGCGCAACCAATTCGTTGAGGAAGATACATGGGAAACCGAGTAA